The Pangasianodon hypophthalmus isolate fPanHyp1 chromosome 2, fPanHyp1.pri, whole genome shotgun sequence genome window below encodes:
- the rgn gene encoding regucalcin — MGTVKVECVVKEQNEIGEGPVWEEKDATLLYVDIYGPKISRWSSLTNQIESMHTETYVGCVVPRRSGGYVIGEGTRFAAVDWEKRAITTIANVDTGKSNTRFNDGKVDPAGRFFAGTMAIEVRPAELERKQGSLYSLHPDHSVVKHFDQVDLSNGLDWSPDHRFFYYIDSLTYMVEAFDYDIHTGGLANRRMVYRLEKDEGIPDGMCIDAEGKIWLACYSGGRVVRIDPQTGTRLQTVKLPVAKITSCCFGGKDYTDLFVTSAYKGMDEESLAKQPQAGCIFKVTGLGVKGIPPYSFSG; from the exons ATGGGGACTGTCAAAGTCGAGTGTGTGGTGAAGGAGCAGAATGAGATCGGAGAAGGTCCAGTCTGGGAGGAGAAAGATGCCACTCTGTTGTATGTCGACATCTATGGCCCGAAGATCAGCCGGTGGAGctcactgaccaatcagatagAGAGTATGCACACAG AGACGTATGTGGGCTGCGTGGTTCCACGCAGGTCAGGAGGGTACGTGATCGGAGAGGGAACGCGCTTCGCTGCTGTAGACTGGGAGAAGCGTGCCATCACGACCATCGCTAACGTGGACACGGGAAAGAGCAACACCCGCTTTAATGATGGGAAGGTGGATCCGGCCGGCAGGTTTTTCGCAG GCACCATGGCGATTGAGGTGCGTCCGGCTGAGCTGGAGAGGAAACAGGGCTCGCTGTACAGTCTGCACCCTGATCACTCTGTCGTCAAACACTTCGATCAAGTGGACCTCTCCAACGGGTTGGACTGGTCTCCGGATCATCGCTTCTTCTACTATATAGACAGTCTGACGTACATGGTGGAAGCCTTTGATTATGATATACACACTGGAGGATTAG CTAATCGCAGAATGGTGTACAGGCTTGAGAAAGACGAAGGCATTCCTGATGGCATGTGCATTGACGCAGAAGGTAAAATATGGCTGGCCTGCTACAGTGGAGGAAGAGTGGTGCGCATCGACCCTCAGACAG GGACCAGGCTGCAGACAGTGAAGCTGCCTGTCGCTAAAATCACCTCATGCTGTTTCGGAGGGAAAGACTACACTGATCTATTCGTCACCTCCGCTTATAAAGGCATGGACGAGGAATCACTCGCCAAACAGCCCCAAGCTGGCTGCATTTTTAAG GTCACTGGTTTAGGAGTAAAGGGAATTCCTCCATATTCCTTCTCCGGCTGA